The Gambusia affinis linkage group LG09, SWU_Gaff_1.0, whole genome shotgun sequence DNA window caagaagtaattaaatatgtccgttctatgtattgagtctggaggagcttttattttgaaaatcctaaaccggatgctgtcgatTAAGTCTTGCGCTAACATGCTGCAGAATGAGTCGGTCCTCTGTACTACAAAGGTTGGGGATCACTggtttacatcacaaaaaaattaaataaaaagtcatgTATAAACCTGTATATTTGCTCCTATTCACATTAAGAAAATGAGCTTATTCAGCTCTGAAGACCATTatggaaatatttcatattcataaaatatCAACTTATTCAACGCCCTATCGCTTCATAATGATTTTCAAGTTTCTTTAAGATACAGAAAAAGATTGTCAAGATTGTTCCATAAACTTTGTATTGAAATGCatctttaaattttgaaaatctaAGGTCCTTTTAAGTTGTATTTGCttcctcttttaaaaaatctgttttgaatatttaaacgTGTTGGATTCACGTGTTGGATTCACATGttggaaaacacatttatgcGTTTTGTAGATAAATTTTAGAATATTGTACTTATAGATTCATAAAGTTTCAATAagtttatctgtaaatattgaAGATGATTTCTTGCTGGAGGCGCAGACTGTTAAAGCTTTACATTTTAAGTTTGCCAATAATACTGTAAGCAAGCGTACGGGGAGCTTGCCGGAAATTACGTGCGCTGTAAACAACCGTCCTCCACTCCGAACAGAAGAGCCGATCCGAACGAGATGGCGGTTAGTGTTAAGTCCCGATCCGAACGAGATGGCGGTTAGTGTTAAGTCCCGATCCGAACGAGATGGCGGTTAGTGTTGTAGTACCGATCCGAACAAGATGGCGGTTAGTGTTGAAGTCCCGATCCGAACAAGATGGCGGTTAGTGTTGAAGTCCCGATCCGAACGAGATGGCGGTTAGTATTGAAGTCCCGATCCGAACAAGATGGCGGTTAGTATTGAAGTCCCGATCCGAACAAGATGGCGGTTAGTATTGAAGTCCCGATCCGAACAAGATGGCGGTTAGTGTTGAAGTCCCGATCCGAACAAGATGGCGGTTAgtattaattcaatatttggaaccACAccgccattgctaaaactacaggttATTTTAATATCATGTcatggcaaaaataaatctttgaccGCACTTTTATGAAGATTTTTAGGCAGTAAAAATCGCATAAACATACATGCAACATCATGCAGGGTGCTGGATTGTTACTGGTGGGAGGCGGAATAAAACCCAATAACTGTCCAGTTTGATTTAGTAGTTTACTCCTCGGGTACATGTGAAGTCCTCTCTGAATGACGTTCATGCTATAAGCAGTGAGCTTCACCTCGTTGACACATTCACATTCCCTGCGGTTATAAAGCCCAGTTTGGCGCGGCTGACGCCATTTTTATCCCGACCCGATCCGGAGCCATGGCCATGCTCAGAGTGTCCTCATACCGCCGGCTGTTTGACTACGACAGGCAGAGTCCTAACGGAGGGCCGAGGCTGCACCAGGCCTCCGCCAGGTCAGGCTTCATCACATCGTTTTATTATGTTAATACTGGAAAAAAAGATATTCTGgctgttttaacatttatttaaaaaacgtGTTTGAATCACATTTTGAATTGTCTGTATagctaaatttaattttcaattcattattaacaaaaagtgcaactcttaaaaaatatgttatatatatatatatatatatatatatatatatatatatatatatatatatatatatatatatatatatatatatatatatactggaaataaataaacagtgaaaataaactttaaataatttaaaaatttttagatctagtttctagtgtaaataaaaaataacttactaGTTACTTTTCTGCAACATGTAGgaccttgttttaagtcaataatttcttaaaaaaatatatatatatatatttaaaatatattatttttataacatgAGAAACTATATTAAATTTAcgtaaaagttaaataatctgccagttgagCAACTTCTTCTATATTAaagaattgttgacttaaaacaaactcctacattttgctaaaaaaagttaattgtaagttatCTTAATTTCAAGCACTAGAAACTGGATAAAAATATGtggtgactttgtgtttttgcagtgtttacaCGCAGTCCTGCATTAAATGAGACTATAAATAtctgaatgttttgaaaaatttattaAGGAAGTATATAAAGTCAAGCTCAGAGTGTAAGTACTAAACAGGAAGTTTCAATAACATGGTGGAAACAAAAGCCTTCtgatttaatagaaacactCTGCTAGTCGAGGTTTTTACGTATaacaaatgtttacatttacatttttgcttcttcagtccagtttctgtgttgtttgcttttcttgcaGGTGTGCCTCTGCTGACAAATGTGGCTGTGATAAAATAGACCTTGTTACAACCAAAGCTCTGAACAAAGCGGATCTAGACCGGTTCGTCCAGGAGCGGACCACCATGGCTGCCCTCAACGACCGGCTGGTCAAACTCATCGAGTTGGTGTGGAAAGACATTAAACTAGAGATGCACTAATccactttttcacttttgataCTGGTACCAAGATCTGAGGTTCAGTATCTGTCGATACAATCTGATAGAGAAAAACAgttgaattgacttaaaatgcttattttttaaaataaatagacataaatgtactgaattacaaatttatgtaccaactctgcaccagtacagcaaaCATAGATAAACCAATATCATCACAAGTTGGTCAAACATGtataaacaactttaatttgtttagtcaGCACAATTAGGAGTAAATAATAAACTGTAACTGACAAAAACAGGTTTactgttgcaataaatcaattaatcacatttaaaaacatgctcaataatttccattggTATGTCTTATTGTTATTCTCTTTTCTCTATTTCTACCAAACCTGggtgataaaagttttcagtctggtgaTTTGGTCTTAACTAACCCTTTTTctttgaaagataattttgtttacagaaacttaattaattttctttgttgtttctcttgttttgtttatttatttgggatatttaaaatgtcttccacttccagtgttaaatgtttgttagaatttaaagtttattgatttttgagaaaatgtgctcttgcattattttgccatcagtattatattacttgaaaatggcctTGAACCAACAATATTATcttttatcgcaataacttatCATTTATTATcttgttcaaacatttaaaaataaactgctgcaaacTTTCTTCCAAATAGTTCAGACAGTTCAATtagaatttgtaaataaaatgtaaaatcacagagcatagaattagactgaatagatctccCATTATTGATTGGAGACATTTTCACCAATACTTGATCTAGAACTTTTCTCAATACCAGaaccaatacagatattaaaATTGGATCGGCACCGCTCTAACCTACTCAGaaatcttttttctgtctcttcacCTCTGGGTCCGCTGCCTGCAGGCTCACTGTTTGGAAGAAGAGAACGGCTCTCTTGAATGCCAGATTGCTGATCTGGAGGAAAATCTGAACGGTCAACCCGCCTCCACCGAAATCACCTCCACTGCAGCGAAACCAAAGTTCAGTTTGGAGGCGGTGGTGGAAAAACTGCGCAGGCAGAGGGTAGGGTGTGTCTGCTGCATGTTGTCGAAGTTTTCTCACCTCCTATTCCCTCCCGTCCACTTCAGTCAGAACCCATTTCGGTTCTGTCCGTCTTCTGTCTGCAGGATGAGATTATTTGTGACACAGAGGAGCTGAAGGAAGAGCTTGAATGTCTCCAGAAGGAGTTTGAAAAAGCTGCACATCAGAGGATCGTCGTCCAGCAGGGACAACAAGATGCTGCTGAGGTAAAATTTGTTCTCCGGTTTGTAAAATATCAGACTTTCTTTTGctgaatttctaaaacaaaagaaaaacaaacatctgaggtACCGTAGAGCCCTGAAGATACATAATGAATGTGATTTAATTAAAGTTGCATTAtacaatttttataaaaatatgttttttcatatCTATTGAagctgtcattatgttgtgacagtatgagacaaataatctgaaataaatcaagctcctctgccttctcctaGTGCTAataagaaacaaccaatcagagccagggcgtgggtcttagcgctgtcaatcatgctcatgtgtgtggtgaaatcctttaatctccatggtaaccattcagcCTCCTGTTGCAGTTTCCATAGTTTCTGTCTCACAGAGAAACCTCTCCCCGTAACTCCCCTGCTTtgctagcagcaattagcaaacctGTACCTGAACTGTGCATCCACTGAGCTCATTAAACAAGTTGCTTCTCAGAGTGgcactggtaaaaacattgttaaagggttaatacaGGAGCAATATTGTGATTACTTCCTGAAGATGGAGTTTCAGGAAGagtaggagtttcttaaagagacagaggcccaatttcaagttattaaattatgaaattaaatttcttttaagttatatttataagttatatatataaatataagttatatattttttgcctgATTGTGATACAAAATGATACTATGTGGTTGGAAAACATTcagttattgttaaaaaaattcctaaatattaaagtttatttcctTACCAGGAGTGATAAACCTGAGttcttcaaacaaaacaaaagtcataaTAAAGTGGTTTGAGTTTCTGTAACGGATTCCTAATTTATAAGagctttattgtgttttaataatgaagggaaaaatgtcactaaagtgttattttaatattacatctGGTGTAATGTTGTAGCGTGGCCACTAGGTGGAGGTGTTGTCAAGCGTTTCAGCCGCTGTGAATCAGCAGCAGCAACCTGTAGTTGTTCAGCAGCCAAACCATCAACAcgactcctcctcttcctcacaccAGGCTGAAGTAATCGTCCCGCAGCTGGACCAGATGTGAGCGCGACTTTGATTCCTCCCCTACAGATGTAACACATTTCACGATGCTGCAGCGCCCTGATGCCGCCGCTGGCTCCGTTCTGCCGCTCTCAACTGGTTGCAGCTGCAGGGCGACTATATTTGGTGGGAAATTCTGGCAGGGAAGTAAATGAAGAGCAGAGAtgtggaggagaggagggaacaTTGGACAGATTAACCACAACAAGCTCAACTTCccccaaagaaaagaaaaacatgtccggttttattattttgcaccTGTTTCGTGTCATGACTCACAAATTCAGCCTAATTTTCTCTGTGGAAgcaaactttaatttcagacTTAAAATTGGTAAAACCGACATGAAAACTGAaccaataatttaatttaatgaaccCAAATATTCCTCTGATCTGCAAAATGATGCTTATTatcagaggtgggcagagttCACAAAAACTgcactgatcaaattatcaatcatttaatatttaagaattacatcatcagatgacCAAACTGTAAacttaagtggaaattttggtattttaaggggaaaaaaatgacaataattcatataagtaataaataataacaaaatctgGCAAGTCCagaagttttactcaagtaagagtaaaattaattacattccttttctacaaaaaacaacaaagtcaaacaaatttgcttgatttcattctgatttttccaaatttataaacactttttttacgcttttttttgtcctgcaaGTTAATCGATTAATGGATTTAAAAACTGACAcgttctgcagattttttattcaaacacttATTTTGTACAATAATAGAAATACATGAGAAAAttcatgtatttaaatatttaaattccttttttaaatgataaacgTTTTGttacctaaaatgcaataactaGCATTAACTTGGTGAActcttgatcatttgtagcaaagaaataaactgatattttaCTAAACATCAATGTACAGATCCATTGATTATTGcttttgattaactgattagtAATTAGACAGCAAAAGGAGCTTAgttgatgatttttatttttttgcagaatctGAACCAGGTGACCAATTTTTattgacaaagaaaaatttttattcaaaatgcaaaacatatttattctttttacagttttctctcatttgcTGCGATGGatatgtattttctttccacttttttgagtctgtattcaattaattgattattaaatcaGTGGACgattatttcaaaaattgaTTAGTTGTTTCAGTGCTACTACAGAAGGAAATGCAGGCGAGCCAAGTGGCGCCCTGAGGGACGCCACTGCTCCAAAACCATCAGAGGATTTAAAAAGCAGCTCCTGGCTGCAGGTTTTCCCTCTCGACGTTTATATTTTCATCTGAGCAGACCTTAAAAGGGCATTTAGTGTCAGGTAATTGGtaatatttctataaatactCTGTTCTGTGTCCCCAGTTTGGGCGTTGCTGTACAACCAGGTTGAGGAAAGTCGAAATGTTAGATGTTCTGCTGAAATTCACCAGTTTTGTGACTTGAGTTCAAGCAGAGGACAGTTTTACagatttacaaacacaaaccttaATTCCTCAGGTATTTTATTTCACCAAGcacaaaatttgtaattttttttccccattttcccAAAGAGGATTCTTGTGTGTAAATATAAAAGCTGGCACTCTGAGCCGAGACCCCCTAAATGTGTCTGGAGcttttgtttctacttttccTCTGCAATGCAACGTCTACTTCCTGTTCTGTGAATTTAACCAAATTCAGACGAGATATTGAAGTGAAAATAGATTCTTCAACgagtctttttgtgttttaatgaagaGTAGACTCAAACTTTCCTCCTTCTGATTGCCTCTACAGGCGGTCGATGCTGTGACTGCAGAGTGTTTGGCTCTGAGGGACCAAGTGGCCGTCTACAAGGAACAGCTGGCCAACATGGAGACCCAACACAAGATGGTGAGACAAATCGATcagatgaagcagaaaaatatttgaaataagaaactATTTCTGTGGTGACAAACTCCAACATCCAGTTGATTTGCTGAATCaaaggctacgttcacacagcaggctaATGCGACAATTTTTCTGCCGTAATCCAAGAgcagatattttcattttgaaagcaggattcCATGTcctttgttctcaaaacttttaatacttttactttcattttaattttgaaagcaggactttatgtttttcttctcaagACTTGTAATGTTTACTCAAATCTTTCTCTTCGCGCTCTTGCAGAACGAAACGTTCTCTGCTTGCTTTTGGAACAAAAAaatgcaccgttacctagcaacctctcagccaacaAAACGAAAGTGTTGTACTGGGTGCGTTTATTTCCTTCTAGcgggtgtgcctgtgtggctactatGGATCGTAGCAACCTGCGCCACCCACTGGATGTAGGGAGAAACATCGGCCTCAGCTTTCTGCTCTGTGTTGCACCGAACATCCGCTAGCTGTGTGCTACTGATCGCTAACAGCTACTGATCTTAGGCAGGAGTTTGTtcagatctctctctctctctctttctgttcgCATTAGTTTTGATGATTGAAggttttttcttctattttctttcattttgccGTCTGCTGCTCGTTTGCACCCGTCGGCCACCGTACATTTTTTGTAGCGTTTGTCTTGGTTGCACATGCTTCCTGTAAATGtatgaaaattataattatgaaatttatgaatgaggttttttttttttgtcagtgaaaCGCATCACAATCCCATCACTCTTAGTTCTGATCCAAATGGACGTTACAGGAGTTGACATCAATCCTGCATAAAAAGCCGCTGCTGTTAGTTGAGCTTTCTTATTCGATTCCTTTTATGATCTTGTCTGTCGGCTCTCGTtgtgaataaactttaaaatggcaGCGTCCATTACTGCTTCTGTAAACAttgtgctgctgtgtgacgtTCTTCTACTGTGCGTCGCCTTAGAGACGTAATccgttcacacagaagtctggTTGTGGTTCGATTTGCGCAACAAAATCCGAGTTGAATTCtgtaaattattcacatttcgtcaccttacaaccacaaacgtcattaaaatttattaatttgatgtgtgataaaccaacaagaatcagaattaattttaatgttgtgGACAAATAAAggacaacaaaatttaaaaaaatagtaactTTCGAAGAAACACAGAAGAACTGGGatttaaaagtaactaaatagataaataacgaaataaaaatcaggttttGGATGAATTTGCTGTTTCAGGGCAACTACAGCTTTTGGGTGGAAactatttttagtctttttgtcGTTGGCTTTATTGGtacttaaaaatgaaagttcTCAATAAAATCACCTCCTCAATGTTTTTCCTGCAGTTCTGActacataaaagcaaaaataaatgagaaatataTCAACACTTGATCACTTTTCTGTCATTAACACTAAATTGTTCTGCTTCAAATAATCTGACTGTGCAGAAGTTGgtaatgtaaaaacacatttaaggaATATCATTACAATAGTTTGTCTTTAAGGCCGTTATTGGGTCAATTCctctaaaaagaaatttagtagagagaaattaaaagacaaaagtcAAGATAAAGCCTCAGTGGAAGTAAAACTTTCTTATTCTTGTATTGTTTCCTTTCATCATGAATCAACATCCTGCAGattaaaggagaaaatgagagagTAACCGATGAGCCAGATATAAATAACAGACCAGTTTCCTTCTGGGGGTTTccacttttaattatttaggtttctctttcaaatttctgtttttcatagcaattatgaattttttttctgcaaagctACAATGCTAAAAGTTTgtacaaaaaagtgtttttcctttcattcaTGTGCCTGAAGTATGTCTGAAACAccttaaactaaaaataagttaatCTTTTAGGAATAAGCTGCTGAAATATTATCTAAGCATTAATATATTAACTGTAGAAGCTTAAAAATATATGCTAGCGCTCTAAAGGATAGTTTCATTTTCTAATAAGAAAGTTAATGAACTACTTGATTAAAGGTTTGTCTGGTTCTTTTTATCTCACAACATAACGACTTAAAAAATCCCTGTTTAACCTTTCAGCAGAAGTTATAAAAGTCCTTTGAAGATCCAGAAAATTTAGAGAGCAAAGCAGCATTTAATCAGAGCTGTCCATCAGCTTCTCCCAGGTAGATAGAACCGTTCTTAAAGCTTCAGATCTCGGTCATTTTCAATATTACCTgtcacaaattaataaaaaaatctgcttttgccttttttcaCTATAATAACCTGGAAATCTGAGGaattcagtttcatttgaaGGCAGTTTTTGTGgttattttaagacattttagttttcatttgaaCTCGAAACAGAGAGAAACTTTAATGCATGTGGTGACAGTTGGTTTACAGCAAACATCTGCGCAGTCTTTATATTTACCAAACACACAATGCAGCTAAATTGACTATTTGCTTGTTCTTTTGCCAAACTAGTGAAGCGGtcctttaaaataactttgtttgCATCCATGCGTCGTCGCTGCGCCTCACAGCGATCCTCCGCCTCACCAGAAGATGACAGACGCAGCCCAGCCGAACCCGGAGCGACTCCATCGCGACTCCATCTTTCCCTCTGCTGCCCAACCCTGAAACCCGCCCACTCCCTCCGGACCACAACTCACAGTGTGGGAAATGTGAATaaacctcaaataaaaacagaaatcagcttGCTTTATGGACGTCCAATTTCTCCTGACAAATCAGGAGTCATtattcagctgcagaaaaatgttgcCTCCGAATGGAGCAACGTCATTCAATGATGAAGAAATCCATGTAGACGTTGTTTCTGTGCTGGAGGTGTGCTCAGCTTTAACAGCTTTactcagtttattttacatgatcTCCTCCATCTTGCTTTAATTATACAATTTTACTCGTCTTTACAGTATCACTGTTGGGGAATGCTAATTAAACAGTTAGCTCCGCTAACGGAGTATTAGGGCaacgataaaataaaattacaagaataaagtcaatataGGATGAGAACAACGTCCTAATATTGCAAGAAAAATTTGTACGAGAATAAggttgaaataatacaagaattgTCAAATTATTATGACCATAAagtaatattacaactttatcctaaaaatatttgggctttattctcattattatgactttatttatgtattagGTAGACTTTATTCTTATACAGCTTTAGATTCTCaatactacaactttattcttgtgatattatgaatttattctcgttactttgttttttcttaaatttataaTATTCTGTTGTACTTCCACTAACACACTGAACTAATAATGCACAAAACCAACATGTGTTTAGctgcagctaatgctaaagcgctaacttcaattcaaattaaatctgcCCTTGAACCTTAAACACCAATTTAACTTTGACGTTATATTTACATGTTCTATAATAATTGTGTTAATGTTCATatcttagtttattttgttattgtacgtttcttgtttgaaataaagttatttggttaaaaaaataaaaagagaacgTGAGGATTGTGCTGCGTGAACatgaatatgaatataaatataaacgGCTAACAACTTCAAGAACTCTTAAAGGTTGGTAACCAAAAGATCAACGCAGATGTCGAACTTTATTCgacttaaattttaaaaacagccagGTAAGAATTTCTCTGGAAAAATTAGTTTAAAGGAAGCTAACTGTGCTAATGTTTCTCACAGTTAGCAAAAGCGCTAGCTTAAAAATGTGATCGGTATTAGCGAATTAGCAAAAGTGTGCTAACCACATGGTtctttatttatagttttctgcAATATAACAATCACTAATCAAAAAGGCTTTTCAGTGTCTCGATTTTTGTCCTTTAGTTTGCGTTAAAGGAAACATTCAAGTACAGATTCTTTTatggaaaacacaaatttattcTGACCTAAAAGTTACAATTAAAGCTGTTCTAACAACTTAACTTCAATATCTCGGTGTATATTCAAATAATGTACAAGTCTTGCAAATTGAGGCACTAAATGGAAATAGTGAGAACAATTTCAGTTGTTCCCCAGGATTTTGCTGTGAACATTATTGCAATCATTTAAACTGAGGAGTTTTAAGTCTTTAAGGAATTGAAGTTGAAGTTTGTTAGCTCTGATTTGTTcagcttcatgtttttgtaacttttttaaatatgtcaagGTAGCCAAACAGGCAAATAGGAAATCAAAAGAATGATAAGCTGGACGGGCCTTAAATAACAGCGTGTTGTCTGAGTGGTTGCTGCTTCATGGAGGATCATCAGTGTGTTTATCTATGTGTTGGATGTCTATGCAGGAGGTGGAGAG harbors:
- the vimr2 gene encoding low molecular weight neuronal intermediate filament isoform X2 — protein: MAVSVEVPIRTRWRLVLKSRSERDGAQFGAADAIFIPTRSGAMAMLRVSSYRRLFDYDRQSPNGGPRLHQASARCASADKCGCDKIDLVTTKALNKADLDRFVQERTTMAALNDRLVKLIELAHCLEEENGSLECQIADLEENLNGQPASTEITSTAAKPKFSLEAVVEKLRRQRDEIICDTEELKEELECLQKEFEKAAHQRIVVQQGQQDAAEAVDAVTAECLALRDQVAVYKEQLANMETQHKMEVESQLQPDERALAAAVVRFGSPDITPVWEVKEYHRQLAESLQLEFGALSSGKSDGKKLEARGTGGSMVKDPTEITDVDEMKTLISELQKELDDLEKSNEELLDEVEVKGAAYMDEVEELEFTITEMKQQEVDFKSQMKEQCEEYRELLGQKMARDMEIAAYRTLVEEEEVRLCSLSLGPIR
- the vimr2 gene encoding low molecular weight neuronal intermediate filament isoform X3; amino-acid sequence: MAVSIEVPIRTRWRLVLKSRSEQDGAQFGAADAIFIPTRSGAMAMLRVSSYRRLFDYDRQSPNGGPRLHQASARCASADKCGCDKIDLVTTKALNKADLDRFVQERTTMAALNDRLVKLIELAHCLEEENGSLECQIADLEENLNGQPASTEITSTAAKPKFSLEAVVEKLRRQRDEIICDTEELKEELECLQKEFEKAAHQRIVVQQGQQDAAEAVDAVTAECLALRDQVAVYKEQLANMETQHKMEVESQLQPDERALAAAVVRFGSPDITPVWEVKEYHRQLAESLQLEFGALSSGKSDGKKLEARGTGGSMVKDPTEITDVDEMKTLISELQKELDDLEKSNEELLDEVEFTITEMKQQEVDFKSQMKEQCEEYRELLGQKMARDMEIAAYRTLVEEEEVRLCSLSLGPIR
- the vimr2 gene encoding low molecular weight neuronal intermediate filament isoform X1, which produces MAVSIEVPIRTRWRLVLKSRSEQDGAQFGAADAIFIPTRSGAMAMLRVSSYRRLFDYDRQSPNGGPRLHQASARCASADKCGCDKIDLVTTKALNKADLDRFVQERTTMAALNDRLVKLIELAHCLEEENGSLECQIADLEENLNGQPASTEITSTAAKPKFSLEAVVEKLRRQRDEIICDTEELKEELECLQKEFEKAAHQRIVVQQGQQDAAEAVDAVTAECLALRDQVAVYKEQLANMETQHKMEVESQLQPDERALAAAVVRFGSPDITPVWEVKEYHRQLAESLQLEFGALSSGKSDGKKLEARGTGGSMVKDPTEITDVDEMKTLISELQKELDDLEKSNEELLDEVEVKGAAYMDEVEELEFTITEMKQQEVDFKSQMKEQCEEYRELLGQKMARDMEIAAYRTLVEEEEVRLCSLSLGPIR